One region of Littorina saxatilis isolate snail1 unplaced genomic scaffold, US_GU_Lsax_2.0 scaffold_631, whole genome shotgun sequence genomic DNA includes:
- the LOC138956688 gene encoding uncharacterized protein → MAVDVAPRPHWQVFPPPRLPVFTSGDDGCHLDHFTTEARRVISHFNMAALGGEGAEWLIQSLAGAARKEVNLHPPQATATADLVLTILQDTFGDHASSSSLLSSFFTRYQGQEEGLLSYAHSLQSLHVKINSVVPDTLTDDALRDHFIDGLFLHPLRRDLLRFVRGREAVTFAAVRAEALRWMREDVDVVADQATPVSKERSAGLSRLQVPVNELAVSSAELRAALDQHPRAAPRQQQPSAKPRCWLCNRHGHLQSRCPTKRHGSQQPLSWRQPSELRVDQQSTSIKQPPREQSSQTEEVVTAQEQLTSKHEASIDRLETRLKKELEAKQQLQDERFQKDLEIRQLRERLVFKCEEVSIERKAAGHIRKDLEALLQQQLTEKEHRLATAPAPVEPHDADPITLWDSVLNLSCPFTLSPS, encoded by the coding sequence ATGGCGGTCGACGTGGCTCCACGACCCCATTGGCAGGTGTTTCCCCCTCCCAGGCTTCCTGTCTTCACAAGCGGTGATGATGGCTGTCACCTGGACCATTTCACCACCGAGGCACGTCGCGTCATTTCCCACTTCAACATGGCGGCACTTGGAGGGGAGGGAGCAGAGTGGTTGATCCAGTCCCTCGCTGGGGCTGCCAGGAAGGAGGTTAacctgcacccccctcaggcgaCCGCTACGGCTGACCTAGTCCTGACCATTCTGCAGGACACGTTTGGTGACCACGCCAGCAGTTCTTCACTGCTTTCGTCATTCTTCACGCGCTACCAGGGACAAGAGGAGGGCCTTCTTTCATACGCCCACAGTTTGCAGTCTCTGCATGTCAAGATTAATTCTGTTGTTCCTGATACATTAACAGATGATGCTCTCCGGGATCATTTCATCGATGGACTGTTTTTGCATCCTCTACGACGAGATCTGCTGCGCTTTGTGAGAGGGCGTGAGGCTGTCACTTTTGCGGCAGTCCGTGCCGAAGCTCTCAGGTGGATGAGGGAAGATGTCGATGTAGTGGCTGACCAAGCAACTCCTGTTTCCAAAGAGAGGAGTGCCGGGTTAAGCAGGCTGCAGGTCCCAGTCAACGAACTCGCCGTCAGCTCAGCAGAGCTTCGAGCTGCCCTGGACCAACACCCTCGAGCTGCCCCTCGTCAACAGCAACCGTCCGCGAAGccacgttgttggctttgcaaccGCCACGGGCATCTACAGAGCAGGTGCCCTACCAAGCGTCATGGGAGTCAACAACCGTTGTCATGGAGACAGCCCAGTGAGCTACGTGTGGACCAGCAGTCAACATCCATCAAGCAACCGCCCCGCGAGCAGAGCAGTCAGACAGAGGAGGTTGTGACTGCTCAGGAACAGCTGACGTCGAAGCACGAGGCCTCCATTGACAGATTAGAGACCCGACTGAAGAAGGAACTGGAGGCCAAACAACAGTTACAGGATGAACGCTTCCAGAAGGACTTAGAAATACGCCAACTTAGAGAGCGGTTAGTCTTCAAGTGTGAAGAGGTGTCAATTGAGCGGAAAGCAGCAGGACACATTCGCAAAGACCTAGAAGCGTTGTTGCAACAGCAgctcacagagaaagagcatcggCTTGCGACAGCCCCAGCCCCCGTAGAGCCTCACGACGCTGACCCGATAACATTGTGGGATTCTGTGCTCAATTTGTCCTGCCCCTTTACTCTAAGTCCCAGCTAA